The genomic segment TATAAAGATGCGTGTTTTAGAGGATGGCAAAAAAGTACGTGTTTGCAGAAAGTGCAATGAGATTATGGATACATAGGATCGCGTGGCTGGAGGAGTGTAATGTCACAATTAAAACAATATTATGAAAAAGAAGTTGTACCCAAGTTAATGGAAACCTTTAAATATAAAAATATAATGCAGGTTCCTAAACTTGAGAAGGTTGTGCTGAATATGGGCCTGGGAGAAGCGATCCATAATGTTAAGCTTATAGATTCTGCCCTTGAAGAACTTAAGCTGATAGCAGGACAGCGTCCTATTGTTACCCGTGCAAGGAAATCAATAGCTGCATTTAAGCTTCGTGAAGGAATGCCTATTGGCTGCAGTGTTACCCTTCGTCGGGACAGAATGTACGATTTTTATAATAAGCTGGTAAATATTGCTCTTGCCCGTGTGCGTGACTTTAGAGGAATATCAGGAAAAGCCTTTGATGGCAGGGGAAATTATTCTTTAGGAATTCGTGAGCATATTATATTCCCTGAAATAGATTATGATAAGATTGATAAAATTAAAGGGCTTAATGTTACAGTTGTAACAACAGCTAAAACAGATGACGAGGGGAAAGAATTGCTGAAGCTGATGGGAATGCCATTCAGGAATTAAGGAGGATAATTTGGCAAAGAAATCGCTTAGAATTAAGGCCATGAATAAACCTAAATTTAAGGTCAGGGCATATAACAGATGTCCCATGTGTGGCAGGCCAAGGGGGTTTTTACGGAAATTCGGTATTTGTCGTATTTGTTTTCGGAACCTCGCTTCAATAGGCAGGCTTCCGGGCGTTATAAAATCCAGTTGGTAGTCGTTTTTTATAAGGAGCAAGAACAATGGCGATGAGTGATCCTATATCGGATATGCTGACTCGGATAAGAAATGCTGGAAAAGCTAAATTTAACAGCGTTGATATTCCCGGGTCAAATTTAAAAACTGAATTGGCTAAACTTCTAAAAGATGAAGGATTTATAAAAAATTATAAATCCATCAAAGATGACAAGCAGGGGATATTGCGTATTTATCTTAAATATAGTGCAGATAATAAAAGTGCAATTTACCAGCTTGAACGTGTAAGTAAACCAAGCAGGCGTGTTTATATGAAAAGTAAAGATATTAAGCCTTTTTATAATGGAACAG from the Desulfonema limicola genome contains:
- the rplE gene encoding 50S ribosomal protein L5, which translates into the protein MSQLKQYYEKEVVPKLMETFKYKNIMQVPKLEKVVLNMGLGEAIHNVKLIDSALEELKLIAGQRPIVTRARKSIAAFKLREGMPIGCSVTLRRDRMYDFYNKLVNIALARVRDFRGISGKAFDGRGNYSLGIREHIIFPEIDYDKIDKIKGLNVTVVTTAKTDDEGKELLKLMGMPFRN
- a CDS encoding type Z 30S ribosomal protein S14, which encodes MAKKSLRIKAMNKPKFKVRAYNRCPMCGRPRGFLRKFGICRICFRNLASIGRLPGVIKSSW
- the rpsH gene encoding 30S ribosomal protein S8 translates to MAMSDPISDMLTRIRNAGKAKFNSVDIPGSNLKTELAKLLKDEGFIKNYKSIKDDKQGILRIYLKYSADNKSAIYQLERVSKPSRRVYMKSKDIKPFYNGTGVAVISTSKGIMTDKHARNQNIGGEVLCRVW